A region from the Arachis ipaensis cultivar K30076 chromosome B01, Araip1.1, whole genome shotgun sequence genome encodes:
- the LOC107639506 gene encoding pathogenesis-related protein 2-like yields the protein MAVFTFEDEITSTVPPAKLYNAMKDADSLTPKIIDDVKSVEIVEGNGGPGTIKKLTIVEDGETKFILHKVEAIDEANYAYNYSVVGGVALPPTAEKITFETKLVEGPNGGSIGKLSVKFHSKGDAKPEEEDMKKGKAKGEALFKAIEGYVLANPAQY from the exons ATGGCCGTCTTCACATTCGAGGATGAAATCACTTCCACCGTGCCCCCCGCCAAGCTTTACAATGCTATGAAGGATGCCGACTCCCTCACCCCTAAGATTATTGATGACGTCAAGAGTGTTGAAATCGTTGAGGGAAACGGTGGTCCTGGAACCATCAAGAAACTCACCATTGTCGAGG ATGGAGAAACCAAGTTTATCTTACACAAAGTGGAGGCAATAGATGAGGCTAACTATGCATACAACTACAGCGTGGTTGGAGGAGTGGCTCTGCCTCCCACGGCGGAGAAGATAACATTTGAGACAAAGCTGGTTGAAGGACCCAACGGGGGATCCATAGGGAAGCTGAGTGTGAAGTTCCACTCGAAAGGAGATGCAAAGCCAGAGGAGGAAGACATGAAGAAGGGTAAGGCCAAGGGCGAAGCTCTCTTCAAGGCTATTGAGGGTTACGTTTTGGCCAACCCTGCTCAATATTAG
- the LOC107639484 gene encoding pathogenesis-related protein 2-like — translation MAVFTFEDEITSPLPPAKLYNAMKDADSLTPKIIDDVKSVEIVEGNGGPGTIKKLTIVEDGETKFILHKVEAIDEANYAYNYSVVGGVALPPTAEKITFETKLVEGPNGGSIGKLSVKFHSKGDAKPEEEDMKKGKAKGEALFKAIEGYVLANPTQY, via the exons ATGGCCGTCTTCACTTTCGAGGATGAAATCACCTCCCCCCTGCCCCCCGCCAAGCTTTACAATGCCATGAAGGATGCCGACTCCCTCACCCCTAAGATTATTGATGACGTCAAGAGTGTTGAAATCGTTGAGGGAAACGGTGGTCCTGGAACCATCAAGAAACTCACCATTGTCGAGG ATGGAGAAACCAAGTTTATCTTGCACAAGGTGGAGGCAATAGATGAGGCTAACTATGCATACAACTACAGCGTTGTTGGAGGAGTGGCGCTGCCTCCCACGGCGGAGAAGATAACATTTGAGACAAAGCTGGTTGAAGGACCCAACGGAGGATCCATCGGGAAGCTGAGTGTGAAGTTCCACTCGAAAGGAGATGCAAAGCCAGAGGAGGAAGACATGAAGAAGGGTAAGGCCAAGGGTGAAGCTCTCTTCAAGGCTATTGAGGGTTACGTCTTGGCCAACCCTACTCAATATTAG